The following coding sequences lie in one Sorex araneus isolate mSorAra2 chromosome 4, mSorAra2.pri, whole genome shotgun sequence genomic window:
- the TMEM270 gene encoding transmembrane protein 270, with protein MDSGPPRPSLLGLLLLAVKLSVLVVQNRVYVYNFLLIKIILFNHWLSGLSREAQGPSGLQDHPLPGLAGCPVGRALRAVLTLIEVPVWLLLQGPRLAWAVVQGCARALGLGPLQSGALEPRGLSLATWTDTLLSCVHSLLLATLVFVLLGWRLLQKARHCGLGRWSYKALLENRAVTELLALLKRLYWWVESSMALTSWHLAYLVTWTTCLASHLLQAAFEHAAQLAQAQEAELQEVLESSVLPSPAFWFPDPALPPPDFLPV; from the exons gtGGTCCAGAACCGGGTGTACGTCTACAATTTCCTGCTGATTAAGATCATCCTGTTCAACCACTGGCTGTCGGGGCTGAGccgggaggcccaggggcccagcGGCCTGCAGGACCACCCACTGCCTGGGCTCGCTGGCTGTCCTGTGGGCCGGGCCCTCCGGGCAGTGCTGACACTCATAGAGGTCCCGGTGTGGCTGCTGCTGCAGGGACCTCGCCTGGCGTGGGCTGTCGTGCAGGGCTGTGCCCGGGCCCTGGGCTTGGGCCCCCTGCAGTCCGGTGCCCTGGAGCCAAGAGGCCTGTCCTTAGCCACCTGGACAGACACGCTGCTGTCGTGTGTGCACAGCCTCCTGCTGGCGACCTTGGTGTTTGTGCTGCTGGGCTGGCGGCTGCTGCAGAAAGCCCGGCATTGCGGCCTGGGCCGCTGGTCCTACAAG gccctgctggagAACCGCGCGGTGACGGAGCTGTTGGCCCTGTTGAAGCGCCTGTACTGGTGGGTGGAGAGCAGCATGGCCCTCACCTCCTGGCACCTGGCCTACCTCGTCACCTGGACCACCTGCCTGGCCTCCCACCTGCTGCAGGCAGCCTTCGAGCACGCTGCCCAGCTGGCGCAGGCCCAGGAAGCTGAGCTCCAGGA AGTTCTAGAGAGTTCTGTACTGCCTTCCCCTGCATTCTGGTTCCCAGACCCGGCCCTGCCTCCCCCAGACTTCCTTCCAGTCTGA